A section of the Pseudorasbora parva isolate DD20220531a chromosome 2, ASM2467924v1, whole genome shotgun sequence genome encodes:
- the LOC137038631 gene encoding proline-rich transmembrane protein 2: MDLNADASIPAAAPGAVEEEQQQQQSEQEPRQQPGTESDLTANSSQPIKNEQQDPPPATTPTPAVDPAPSQDAPPRDHLTVIDEKMEISNGVCPAPINNCPITSSPTRKQHVKPNHAHANGRARLSSRSGSLSLAGSPRPSLTRQPSAATDAGGDGSKPNDYLIWAILACLCPVWPINIVGLTFSVMSRNSLQQGNVDGARRLGRNAKVLSIVSLVGGIVIIIITIVINWGVILKT; encoded by the exons ATGGATTTGAATGCTGATGCCAGCATTCCCGCTGCTGCCCCTGGTGCAGTGGAGGAagaacagcagcagcaacagtCAGAGCAAGAGCCCAGGCAGCAACCAGGCACAGAGTCGGACCTCACCGCCAACTCCTCTCAGCCAATAAAAAATGAGCAGCAAGATCCACCCCCCGCCACAACACCTACTCCTGCTGTTGACCCCGCACCCTCTCAGGATGCCCCTCCCAGAGATCACCTGACAGTCATTGACGAGAAGATGGAAATAA GTAATGGTGTTTGCCCGGCTCCTATCAACAATTGTCCGATCACTTCTTCTCCTACTCGTAAGCAACATGTCAAACCCAACCACGCACATGCAAATGGGCGCGCCAGGCTGAGCAGCCGCTCTGGTTCACTGAGTCTCGCGGGGTCACCTCGACCGTCGCTCACCCGACAGCCCAGCGCCGCCACTGATGCCGGAGGAGACGGATCCAAACCCAATGATTATCTCATATGGGCTATTCTGGCCTGCCTCTGCCCTGTCTGGCCCATCAACATCGTTGGCTTGACCTTCTCAGTGAtg TCACGTAACAGTCTGCAGCAGGGAAACGTGGATGGCGCACGCCGTCTTGGCCGGAATGCAAAGGTCCTGTCCATCGTGTCATTGGTGGGTGGGAttgtcatcattattattactatCGTCATCAACTGGGGCG TAATACTAAAGACCTGA
- the mvp gene encoding major vault protein isoform X2 yields the protein MDANQQLGASIIRIPPHHYIHVLDQNTNIARVEIGPLTYIRQDNERVLFAPVRMIMVPPRHYCVVLNPVARDGEGRVQFDASGQAKLRHADLEIRLTQDPFPLYPGEEIQKDVTPLQIVFPDTALRLQALLDFEEEGGEKRVAGDEWLFEGPGTYIPRKEVAVLEVIKATVIRENQAIRLRARKEGLDRSGVQRVTGEEWQVSKVGAYLPGAHEEVVDIVNAFILTDKKALHVRAVRPFRDAGNRERRTGEEWLVTVADREAHIPSVAEEVVGVVDVTTLNSRQYCVILDPVGADGKPQLGQKRVVKGERSFFLRPGENLENGIQDVYVLSEEEGLVLRAVEAFIDTEGQDEEAEEEGEKRTKKRGTQRRPGDRWMLRGPIEYVPPATVEVLLRRDAIPLDENEGIYVRDIKSGKVRAVIGQTYMLTQDEELWEKELPANVEALLAQSRDPLADRSDRGRSFGEAERDKTRVVSYRIPHNAAVQVYDYREKKARVMFGPEMVMLGPDEQFTVLSLSGDKPKRPNVIKTICLLLGPDFCTDIITIETADHARLQLQLSYNWHFDIQQPADAAKAATLFSVPDFVGDACKAIASRIRGAVASVQFDDFHKNSIRIICSAVFGFDEKLAVRSSLCFKQNGLVISSVDIQSVEPVDQRTRDALQKSVQLAIEITTNSQEAAARHEAERLEQEARGRLERQKISDQAEAEKSRKELLELEAQSAAVESTGAAKAEAQSKAEAARIQGEAAVEEAKLKAEAQKIEADSELARLCKAREQELNYKKEMDNLEVQKRQRLAEIESLRLKQLIDSLGTETLKEMARAGPELQVKLLQSLGLKSTLITDGSSPINLFTTANGLLGALQGKDQDE from the exons ATGGATGCCAATCAGCAGCTCGGTGCCTCGATCATCAGGATCCCACCTCACCACTATATCCATGTCTTGGATCAGAACACAAACATTGCACGGGTGGAGATCGGCCCTCTCACCTATATACGCCAGGACAATGAGAG GGTTCTGTTTGCCCCGGTCCGCATGATCATGGTGCCGCCCAGGCACTATTGTGTTGTGCTCAACCCTGTCGCTCGTGATGGTGAAGGCCGAGTTCAGTTTGATGCATCAGGGCAAGCTAAGCTCAGACATGCTGACCTGGAGATTCGCCTGACCCAGGATCCGTTCCCTCTCTACCCTGGTGAAGAGATTCAAAAG GACGTGACTCCACTGCAAATTGTGTTCCCGGACACAGCCCTGCGTCTGCAGGCCTTGCTGGACTTTGAAGAGGAGGGAGGAGAGAAGAGAGTAGCAGGAGACGAGTGGCTGTTTGAGGGACCAG GGACGTACATTCCCAGGAAGGAGGTGGCCGTACTGGAAGTCATAAAGGCCACGGTGATCAGAGAGAATCAGGCCATTCGTCTCCGAGCACGCAAAGAGGGCCTAGACCGCAGTGGAGTCCAAAGAGTGACTG GTGAGGAATGGCAGGTCAGTAAGGTGGGAGCTTATCTGCCTGGAGCTCACGAAGAGGTTGTGGATATTGTCAATGCTTTCATCCTCACGGACAAG AAAGCTCTGCATGTGCGAGCTGTCCGGCCGTTCCGTGACGCCGGGAACCGAGAGCGCCGCACTGGAGAAGAGTGGCTGGTGACCGTGGCAGACAGAGAAGCTCACATACCCTCTGTTGCCGAGGAGGTTGTTGGGGTGGTTGACGTGACGACTCTGAACAGCAGGCAGTACTGTGTGATCCTGGACCCCGTGGGGGCCGATGGAAAACCTCAGCTCGGACAGAAGAGAGTGGTGAAG GGTGAGCGTTCCTTCTTCCTCAGGCCAGGAGAGAATTTGGAGAACGGCATTCAGGATGTGTACGTGCTGTCTGAGGAGGAGGGCCTTGTGCTGCGTGCTGTcgaggccttcattgacactgAAGGG CAGGATGAGGAAGCTGAAGAAGAAGGAGAAAAACGTACCAAAAAGAGGGGAACACAGCGTCGTCCAGGTGACCGTTGGATGCTGCGTGGGCCGATCGAATATGTGCCGCCTGCCACCGTGGAGGTGTTGCTTAGACGAGACGCTATCCCGCTGGATGAGAATGAGGGAATTTATGTCCGTGATATCAAATCTGGAAAG GTGCGTGCCGTGATTGGTCAGACCTACATGCTAACGCAGGATGAGGAATTGTGGGAGAAAGAGCTTCCAGCCAATGTAGAGGCTCTTCTGGCCCAATCCCGTGACCCGCTAGCTGACCGTTCTGACCGAGGAAGGAGTTTTGGGGAAGCTGAGAGAGACAAAACCAGAGTGGTGTCTTATCGTATCCCACACAATGCGGCCGTGCAGGTGTACGACTACAGAGAGAAGAAGGCCAg GGTGATGTTTGGACCTGAAATGGTGATGCTGGGCCCTGATGAGCAGTTTACAGTTCTCTCCCTTTCCGGAGACAAACCCAAACGTCCTAATGTCATCAAAACCATTTGTCTCTTGCTTGGACCAGACTTCTGTACCGACATCATCACCATAGAGACGGCTGACCACGCCCGCTTGCAACTCCAACTCTCTTACAACTG GCACTTTGACATCCAACAGCCTGCTGATGCGGCCAAGGCTGCGACTCTGTTCTCTGTGCCAGACTTTGTGGGCGACGCATGCAAGGCCATCGCTTCCAGAATCAGAGGAGCGGTTGCctcagtgcagtttgatgacttCCACAAG AACTCCATCAGGATCATCTGTTCGGCCGTTTTTGGTTTCGATGAGAAGCTTGCGGTGCGTtccagtctgtgttttaaacagaACGGGTTAGTTATCAGCAGCGTGGACATTCAGTCAGTAGAGCCGGTGGACCAGCGCACCCGTGACGCCTTGCAAAAAAGTGTGCAACTAGCCATTGAGATCACCACCAATTCACAGGAGGCTGCTGCACG ACATGAAGCAGAGCGTCTGGAACAGGAGGCTCGGGGTCGCCTGGAGAGGCAGAAGATCTCAGACCAGGCAGAGGCAGAGAAGTCGAGGAAGGAGCTGCTGGAGCTGGAGGCCCAGAG CGCTGCCGTGGAGAGTACAGGAGCAGCGAAGGCCGAGGCACAATCGAAAGCCGAGGCAGCTCGTATACAGGGAGAGGCAGCGGTTGAAGAGGCCAAACTCAAAGCAGAGGCTCAGAAAATCGAGGCT GACTCTGAGCTGGCCCGTCTGTGTAAGGCACGTGAGCAGGAGTTGAACTACAAGAAGGAGATGGACAACCTGGAGGTGCAGAAGCGGCAGAGGCTGGCAGAAATTGAGAGTCTGCGCTTGAAGCAGTTGATTGATAGCCTAGGCACCGAAACCCTGAAGGAAATGGCCCGAGCTGGACCCGAACTACAG GTGAAGCTCCTGCAGTCTTTGGGCCTGAAGTCTACTCTTATTACAGATGGCTCCTCTCCTATTAATCTTTTTACTACTGCAAATGGCCTCCTGGGGGCTCTGCAGGGCAAAGACcaagatgaataa
- the mvp gene encoding major vault protein isoform X3: MDANQQLGASIIRIPPHHYIHVLDQNTNIARVEIGPLTYIRQDNERVLFAPVRMIMVPPRHYCVVLNPVARDGEGRVQFDASGQAKLRHADLEIRLTQDPFPLYPGEEIQKDVTPLQIVFPDTALRLQALLDFEEEGGEKRVAGDEWLFEGPGTYIPRKEVAVLEVIKATVIRENQAIRLRARKEGLDRSGVQRVTGEEWQVSKVGAYLPGAHEEVVDIVNAFILTDKKALHVRAVRPFRDAGNRERRTGEEWLVTVADREAHIPSVAEEVVGVVDVTTLNSRQYCVILDPVGADGKPQLGQKRVVKGERSFFLRPGENLENGIQDVYVLSEEEGLVLRAVEAFIDTEGDEEAEEEGEKRTKKRGTQRRPGDRWMLRGPIEYVPPATVEVLLRRDAIPLDENEGIYVRDIKSGKVRAVIGQTYMLTQDEELWEKELPANVEALLAQSRDPLADRSDRGRSFGEAERDKTRVVSYRIPHNAAVQVYDYREKKARVMFGPEMVMLGPDEQFTVLSLSGDKPKRPNVIKTICLLLGPDFCTDIITIETADHARLQLQLSYNWHFDIQQPADAAKAATLFSVPDFVGDACKAIASRIRGAVASVQFDDFHKNSIRIICSAVFGFDEKLAVRSSLCFKQNGLVISSVDIQSVEPVDQRTRDALQKSVQLAIEITTNSQEAAARHEAERLEQEARGRLERQKISDQAEAEKSRKELLELEAQSAAVESTGAAKAEAQSKAEAARIQGEAAVEEAKLKAEAQKIEADSELARLCKAREQELNYKKEMDNLEVQKRQRLAEIESLRLKQLIDSLGTETLKEMARAGPELQVKLLQSLGLKSTLITDGSSPINLFTTANGLLGALQGKDQDE; the protein is encoded by the exons ATGGATGCCAATCAGCAGCTCGGTGCCTCGATCATCAGGATCCCACCTCACCACTATATCCATGTCTTGGATCAGAACACAAACATTGCACGGGTGGAGATCGGCCCTCTCACCTATATACGCCAGGACAATGAGAG GGTTCTGTTTGCCCCGGTCCGCATGATCATGGTGCCGCCCAGGCACTATTGTGTTGTGCTCAACCCTGTCGCTCGTGATGGTGAAGGCCGAGTTCAGTTTGATGCATCAGGGCAAGCTAAGCTCAGACATGCTGACCTGGAGATTCGCCTGACCCAGGATCCGTTCCCTCTCTACCCTGGTGAAGAGATTCAAAAG GACGTGACTCCACTGCAAATTGTGTTCCCGGACACAGCCCTGCGTCTGCAGGCCTTGCTGGACTTTGAAGAGGAGGGAGGAGAGAAGAGAGTAGCAGGAGACGAGTGGCTGTTTGAGGGACCAG GGACGTACATTCCCAGGAAGGAGGTGGCCGTACTGGAAGTCATAAAGGCCACGGTGATCAGAGAGAATCAGGCCATTCGTCTCCGAGCACGCAAAGAGGGCCTAGACCGCAGTGGAGTCCAAAGAGTGACTG GTGAGGAATGGCAGGTCAGTAAGGTGGGAGCTTATCTGCCTGGAGCTCACGAAGAGGTTGTGGATATTGTCAATGCTTTCATCCTCACGGACAAG AAAGCTCTGCATGTGCGAGCTGTCCGGCCGTTCCGTGACGCCGGGAACCGAGAGCGCCGCACTGGAGAAGAGTGGCTGGTGACCGTGGCAGACAGAGAAGCTCACATACCCTCTGTTGCCGAGGAGGTTGTTGGGGTGGTTGACGTGACGACTCTGAACAGCAGGCAGTACTGTGTGATCCTGGACCCCGTGGGGGCCGATGGAAAACCTCAGCTCGGACAGAAGAGAGTGGTGAAG GGTGAGCGTTCCTTCTTCCTCAGGCCAGGAGAGAATTTGGAGAACGGCATTCAGGATGTGTACGTGCTGTCTGAGGAGGAGGGCCTTGTGCTGCGTGCTGTcgaggccttcattgacactgAAGGG GATGAGGAAGCTGAAGAAGAAGGAGAAAAACGTACCAAAAAGAGGGGAACACAGCGTCGTCCAGGTGACCGTTGGATGCTGCGTGGGCCGATCGAATATGTGCCGCCTGCCACCGTGGAGGTGTTGCTTAGACGAGACGCTATCCCGCTGGATGAGAATGAGGGAATTTATGTCCGTGATATCAAATCTGGAAAG GTGCGTGCCGTGATTGGTCAGACCTACATGCTAACGCAGGATGAGGAATTGTGGGAGAAAGAGCTTCCAGCCAATGTAGAGGCTCTTCTGGCCCAATCCCGTGACCCGCTAGCTGACCGTTCTGACCGAGGAAGGAGTTTTGGGGAAGCTGAGAGAGACAAAACCAGAGTGGTGTCTTATCGTATCCCACACAATGCGGCCGTGCAGGTGTACGACTACAGAGAGAAGAAGGCCAg GGTGATGTTTGGACCTGAAATGGTGATGCTGGGCCCTGATGAGCAGTTTACAGTTCTCTCCCTTTCCGGAGACAAACCCAAACGTCCTAATGTCATCAAAACCATTTGTCTCTTGCTTGGACCAGACTTCTGTACCGACATCATCACCATAGAGACGGCTGACCACGCCCGCTTGCAACTCCAACTCTCTTACAACTG GCACTTTGACATCCAACAGCCTGCTGATGCGGCCAAGGCTGCGACTCTGTTCTCTGTGCCAGACTTTGTGGGCGACGCATGCAAGGCCATCGCTTCCAGAATCAGAGGAGCGGTTGCctcagtgcagtttgatgacttCCACAAG AACTCCATCAGGATCATCTGTTCGGCCGTTTTTGGTTTCGATGAGAAGCTTGCGGTGCGTtccagtctgtgttttaaacagaACGGGTTAGTTATCAGCAGCGTGGACATTCAGTCAGTAGAGCCGGTGGACCAGCGCACCCGTGACGCCTTGCAAAAAAGTGTGCAACTAGCCATTGAGATCACCACCAATTCACAGGAGGCTGCTGCACG ACATGAAGCAGAGCGTCTGGAACAGGAGGCTCGGGGTCGCCTGGAGAGGCAGAAGATCTCAGACCAGGCAGAGGCAGAGAAGTCGAGGAAGGAGCTGCTGGAGCTGGAGGCCCAGAG CGCTGCCGTGGAGAGTACAGGAGCAGCGAAGGCCGAGGCACAATCGAAAGCCGAGGCAGCTCGTATACAGGGAGAGGCAGCGGTTGAAGAGGCCAAACTCAAAGCAGAGGCTCAGAAAATCGAGGCT GACTCTGAGCTGGCCCGTCTGTGTAAGGCACGTGAGCAGGAGTTGAACTACAAGAAGGAGATGGACAACCTGGAGGTGCAGAAGCGGCAGAGGCTGGCAGAAATTGAGAGTCTGCGCTTGAAGCAGTTGATTGATAGCCTAGGCACCGAAACCCTGAAGGAAATGGCCCGAGCTGGACCCGAACTACAG GTGAAGCTCCTGCAGTCTTTGGGCCTGAAGTCTACTCTTATTACAGATGGCTCCTCTCCTATTAATCTTTTTACTACTGCAAATGGCCTCCTGGGGGCTCTGCAGGGCAAAGACcaagatgaataa
- the mvp gene encoding major vault protein isoform X1, which yields MLLGTSMDANQQLGASIIRIPPHHYIHVLDQNTNIARVEIGPLTYIRQDNERVLFAPVRMIMVPPRHYCVVLNPVARDGEGRVQFDASGQAKLRHADLEIRLTQDPFPLYPGEEIQKDVTPLQIVFPDTALRLQALLDFEEEGGEKRVAGDEWLFEGPGTYIPRKEVAVLEVIKATVIRENQAIRLRARKEGLDRSGVQRVTGEEWQVSKVGAYLPGAHEEVVDIVNAFILTDKKALHVRAVRPFRDAGNRERRTGEEWLVTVADREAHIPSVAEEVVGVVDVTTLNSRQYCVILDPVGADGKPQLGQKRVVKGERSFFLRPGENLENGIQDVYVLSEEEGLVLRAVEAFIDTEGQDEEAEEEGEKRTKKRGTQRRPGDRWMLRGPIEYVPPATVEVLLRRDAIPLDENEGIYVRDIKSGKVRAVIGQTYMLTQDEELWEKELPANVEALLAQSRDPLADRSDRGRSFGEAERDKTRVVSYRIPHNAAVQVYDYREKKARVMFGPEMVMLGPDEQFTVLSLSGDKPKRPNVIKTICLLLGPDFCTDIITIETADHARLQLQLSYNWHFDIQQPADAAKAATLFSVPDFVGDACKAIASRIRGAVASVQFDDFHKNSIRIICSAVFGFDEKLAVRSSLCFKQNGLVISSVDIQSVEPVDQRTRDALQKSVQLAIEITTNSQEAAARHEAERLEQEARGRLERQKISDQAEAEKSRKELLELEAQSAAVESTGAAKAEAQSKAEAARIQGEAAVEEAKLKAEAQKIEADSELARLCKAREQELNYKKEMDNLEVQKRQRLAEIESLRLKQLIDSLGTETLKEMARAGPELQVKLLQSLGLKSTLITDGSSPINLFTTANGLLGALQGKDQDE from the exons ATGCTTTTAGGAACAAGTATGGATGCCAATCAGCAGCTCGGTGCCTCGATCATCAGGATCCCACCTCACCACTATATCCATGTCTTGGATCAGAACACAAACATTGCACGGGTGGAGATCGGCCCTCTCACCTATATACGCCAGGACAATGAGAG GGTTCTGTTTGCCCCGGTCCGCATGATCATGGTGCCGCCCAGGCACTATTGTGTTGTGCTCAACCCTGTCGCTCGTGATGGTGAAGGCCGAGTTCAGTTTGATGCATCAGGGCAAGCTAAGCTCAGACATGCTGACCTGGAGATTCGCCTGACCCAGGATCCGTTCCCTCTCTACCCTGGTGAAGAGATTCAAAAG GACGTGACTCCACTGCAAATTGTGTTCCCGGACACAGCCCTGCGTCTGCAGGCCTTGCTGGACTTTGAAGAGGAGGGAGGAGAGAAGAGAGTAGCAGGAGACGAGTGGCTGTTTGAGGGACCAG GGACGTACATTCCCAGGAAGGAGGTGGCCGTACTGGAAGTCATAAAGGCCACGGTGATCAGAGAGAATCAGGCCATTCGTCTCCGAGCACGCAAAGAGGGCCTAGACCGCAGTGGAGTCCAAAGAGTGACTG GTGAGGAATGGCAGGTCAGTAAGGTGGGAGCTTATCTGCCTGGAGCTCACGAAGAGGTTGTGGATATTGTCAATGCTTTCATCCTCACGGACAAG AAAGCTCTGCATGTGCGAGCTGTCCGGCCGTTCCGTGACGCCGGGAACCGAGAGCGCCGCACTGGAGAAGAGTGGCTGGTGACCGTGGCAGACAGAGAAGCTCACATACCCTCTGTTGCCGAGGAGGTTGTTGGGGTGGTTGACGTGACGACTCTGAACAGCAGGCAGTACTGTGTGATCCTGGACCCCGTGGGGGCCGATGGAAAACCTCAGCTCGGACAGAAGAGAGTGGTGAAG GGTGAGCGTTCCTTCTTCCTCAGGCCAGGAGAGAATTTGGAGAACGGCATTCAGGATGTGTACGTGCTGTCTGAGGAGGAGGGCCTTGTGCTGCGTGCTGTcgaggccttcattgacactgAAGGG CAGGATGAGGAAGCTGAAGAAGAAGGAGAAAAACGTACCAAAAAGAGGGGAACACAGCGTCGTCCAGGTGACCGTTGGATGCTGCGTGGGCCGATCGAATATGTGCCGCCTGCCACCGTGGAGGTGTTGCTTAGACGAGACGCTATCCCGCTGGATGAGAATGAGGGAATTTATGTCCGTGATATCAAATCTGGAAAG GTGCGTGCCGTGATTGGTCAGACCTACATGCTAACGCAGGATGAGGAATTGTGGGAGAAAGAGCTTCCAGCCAATGTAGAGGCTCTTCTGGCCCAATCCCGTGACCCGCTAGCTGACCGTTCTGACCGAGGAAGGAGTTTTGGGGAAGCTGAGAGAGACAAAACCAGAGTGGTGTCTTATCGTATCCCACACAATGCGGCCGTGCAGGTGTACGACTACAGAGAGAAGAAGGCCAg GGTGATGTTTGGACCTGAAATGGTGATGCTGGGCCCTGATGAGCAGTTTACAGTTCTCTCCCTTTCCGGAGACAAACCCAAACGTCCTAATGTCATCAAAACCATTTGTCTCTTGCTTGGACCAGACTTCTGTACCGACATCATCACCATAGAGACGGCTGACCACGCCCGCTTGCAACTCCAACTCTCTTACAACTG GCACTTTGACATCCAACAGCCTGCTGATGCGGCCAAGGCTGCGACTCTGTTCTCTGTGCCAGACTTTGTGGGCGACGCATGCAAGGCCATCGCTTCCAGAATCAGAGGAGCGGTTGCctcagtgcagtttgatgacttCCACAAG AACTCCATCAGGATCATCTGTTCGGCCGTTTTTGGTTTCGATGAGAAGCTTGCGGTGCGTtccagtctgtgttttaaacagaACGGGTTAGTTATCAGCAGCGTGGACATTCAGTCAGTAGAGCCGGTGGACCAGCGCACCCGTGACGCCTTGCAAAAAAGTGTGCAACTAGCCATTGAGATCACCACCAATTCACAGGAGGCTGCTGCACG ACATGAAGCAGAGCGTCTGGAACAGGAGGCTCGGGGTCGCCTGGAGAGGCAGAAGATCTCAGACCAGGCAGAGGCAGAGAAGTCGAGGAAGGAGCTGCTGGAGCTGGAGGCCCAGAG CGCTGCCGTGGAGAGTACAGGAGCAGCGAAGGCCGAGGCACAATCGAAAGCCGAGGCAGCTCGTATACAGGGAGAGGCAGCGGTTGAAGAGGCCAAACTCAAAGCAGAGGCTCAGAAAATCGAGGCT GACTCTGAGCTGGCCCGTCTGTGTAAGGCACGTGAGCAGGAGTTGAACTACAAGAAGGAGATGGACAACCTGGAGGTGCAGAAGCGGCAGAGGCTGGCAGAAATTGAGAGTCTGCGCTTGAAGCAGTTGATTGATAGCCTAGGCACCGAAACCCTGAAGGAAATGGCCCGAGCTGGACCCGAACTACAG GTGAAGCTCCTGCAGTCTTTGGGCCTGAAGTCTACTCTTATTACAGATGGCTCCTCTCCTATTAATCTTTTTACTACTGCAAATGGCCTCCTGGGGGCTCTGCAGGGCAAAGACcaagatgaataa